One part of the Prochlorococcus marinus str. MIT 9313 genome encodes these proteins:
- a CDS encoding DUF1651 domain-containing protein — protein sequence MLGAARHGQTHWLSDPEGYWYLKFKDVLGRSYLERHIEVIKGRPIKGEPALLKTRTIYHHVDDARELWKRLQCEGSRVTSAQKNRSAELWLSWLCSQTTSDLAISGITALRL from the coding sequence ATGCTTGGGGCTGCACGTCATGGCCAGACGCACTGGCTATCTGATCCTGAGGGTTATTGGTATCTCAAGTTCAAAGATGTCCTTGGTCGTAGTTACCTGGAACGCCACATTGAAGTGATCAAAGGTCGACCGATAAAAGGTGAGCCAGCTCTCTTAAAAACCAGAACGATCTATCACCACGTTGATGATGCAAGAGAGTTATGGAAAAGACTTCAATGCGAAGGTTCGAGGGTTACGTCAGCCCAAAAGAATCGATCCGCAGAGCTTTGGTTGAGCTGGCTGTGCTCTCAGACGACGAGTGATTTAGCGATCAGTGGAATAACAGCTCTGAGGCTGTAG
- a CDS encoding transposase has protein sequence MRAKVRAKRLLPSGCSFHITLRCNSRQFLIAKALRRDVLLAVLNKAQQKFPVRVYGLCLMANHLHLLVKPTDAKDLPRLMHWFAWYSAMALNRLSGRCGHFWEARYFSTPIHPKDHRRELNTLRYIHANPKAAGVRKGFYDPYSNYGHYVRLQSDGISEWHPSFLQLASSLKGCSRRYERFCERYRHQAKAGAKCHWGSRMLKRFVQSSRSNRSKRKRISPGQQQLPFAFDIRLNQIPEEWHQVAVRFRKTNGIRDGDSRLLLW, from the coding sequence ATGAGGGCAAAGGTGAGAGCAAAACGCTTACTACCGTCTGGCTGCAGTTTCCATATCACGCTGCGCTGCAATAGCCGGCAGTTCTTAATTGCCAAAGCCCTTAGGCGTGATGTGTTGTTGGCAGTGCTCAATAAAGCCCAGCAGAAGTTTCCTGTGAGGGTGTATGGGCTGTGCTTGATGGCTAACCACCTTCACTTGCTCGTTAAGCCAACCGATGCCAAGGATTTGCCGAGGTTGATGCATTGGTTCGCCTGGTATTCCGCCATGGCCTTGAACCGCTTGAGCGGCCGTTGTGGGCACTTCTGGGAGGCCAGGTATTTCTCAACGCCGATCCACCCCAAAGACCACAGAAGGGAGTTGAACACCTTGAGGTATATCCATGCCAATCCCAAAGCGGCTGGGGTAAGGAAAGGCTTTTATGACCCCTATTCCAACTATGGCCACTACGTCAGGTTGCAATCAGACGGCATCAGCGAGTGGCACCCCAGCTTCCTGCAACTGGCATCAAGCCTGAAGGGCTGTTCCAGGCGTTATGAGCGCTTTTGCGAGCGGTATCGCCATCAGGCCAAAGCAGGAGCCAAATGCCATTGGGGTTCACGGATGCTGAAGCGATTTGTTCAGAGCAGCAGGAGCAACAGAAGCAAGAGAAAGCGAATATCTCCAGGTCAACAGCAACTCCCTTTTGCTTTTGATATTCGGCTCAATCAAATCCCAGAGGAGTGGCATCAGGTTGCGGTGAGATTTCGCAAGACGAATGGCATCCGTGATGGTGATTCACGTCTGTTGCTGTGGTGA
- a CDS encoding Nif11-like leader peptide family natural product precursor, translating to MSEEQLKAFIAKVQGDSSLQEQLKAEGADVVAIAKAAGFTIKQQDLNAAASELSDEELEAASGGGDTGIQAVLHTAGCYGGTKMCRA from the coding sequence GTGTCAGAAGAACAACTCAAGGCATTCATCGCCAAAGTTCAAGGCGATAGTTCACTACAGGAACAGCTCAAGGCAGAAGGCGCTGATGTTGTTGCTATTGCCAAAGCTGCTGGTTTTACAATCAAACAACAGGATCTTAATGCTGCCGCTTCTGAACTGTCAGACGAAGAGCTGGAAGCCGCTAGCGGCGGAGGCGATACCGGCATCCAAGCGGTGCTGCACACGGCTGGATGTTACGGCGGGACCAAAATGTGCCGCGCATAG